The Toxorhynchites rutilus septentrionalis strain SRP chromosome 3, ASM2978413v1, whole genome shotgun sequence genome includes a region encoding these proteins:
- the LOC129777533 gene encoding cuticle protein 8-like, which produces MAFKFVLFATLVAATSAGLIPQHGYATSHQISNIQHYAPSLHHIAPVQHIAPVHHVAAIHSAPLHHTIVKDVEHHAPANYEFSYSVHDDHTGDIKSQHETRHGDEVHGQYSLLDSDGHHRIVDYHADHHSGFNAVVRREPTNIKIAQPVHKVIAQPIHLASHHAVAPLSHATISHHAAPVAHISHAAPIAHISHHSAPLTHASLSHIAPIAYQSHGHLSSNHLSHHHY; this is translated from the exons ATGGCTTTTAAA TTCGTTCTATTCGCTACTCTGGTAGCAGCTACCAGCGCGGGACTGATTCCACAGCACGGATATGCTACCTCTCATCAGATCTCCAACATCCAGCATTATGCTCCATCTCTGCATCATATCGCTCCAGTTCAGCATATTGCTCCAGTTCATCATGTGGCCGCTATTCACTCTGCTCCACTCCATCACACCATCGTGAAGGATGTCGAACATCACGCTCCGGCCAATTACGAATTCTCGTACTCTGTTCATGATGACCATACCGGAGATATCAAGAGTCAACACGAAACCCGTCACGGAGATGAGGTCCATGGACAATACAGCCTTCTGGATTCGGATGGGCATCACCGCATCGTTGACTATCATGCTGATCATCACTCCGGATTCAACGCCGTTGTCCGTCGTGAACCAACCAACATCAAGATTGCCCAGCCAGTGCATAAAGTGATCGCTCAACCAATCCATTTGGCCTCTCATCATGCTGTTGCTCCTCTGTCCCATGCCACCATCTCTCATCATGCCGCTCCAGTGGCTCACATCTCCCATGCTGCTCCTATTGCCCATATCTCGCACCATTCCGCTCCTTTGACCCATGCTTCGTTGTCGCACATTGCCCCAATCGCTTACCAAAGCCACGGACATCTGTCCTCGAATCATCTGAGTCATCATCATTATTAG